In uncultured Ilyobacter sp., a genomic segment contains:
- the ftsA gene encoding cell division protein FtsA gives MKESFVKAALDVGSSKIRVVLGELSENGEKIKVITSVETCAKGMRKATVEDMESLSQCVTDALERAERESGHKIEKVSIGIAGKHVKSTTKNIKFNFSKKDTIIEEKDIENLYRMAQDEMVRPHEKVIKKEIYNIRVDNSGILKHPVGMVGSFIEGDVHLITVEVAQLESLVEVVNKAGKGVENITLNSYASAQSVLTYEDKKMGVALIDIGEGSTDLIIFKNDKLIYSKSIPLGGMHYTNDIGYILQLGKKDAENLRNLCQNKRLEESIYLRVDGEEKKYSVSSVRDIIDARSEDILKYVMVAIEESGFKGYLGNGVILTGGAVMVEGVVEKLSKDLNYRVKIGMPMKIKGMSEIHPSMSTSLGILLETLENEHYKIKNKKVEELKEPDKITEEKLPEKKPAETAKKEKVKPSKKNFSLKEWLSNFI, from the coding sequence CTGCATTGGATGTGGGAAGTTCTAAAATAAGAGTGGTCTTGGGGGAATTAAGTGAAAATGGTGAAAAAATAAAAGTCATCACTTCAGTAGAAACCTGTGCTAAGGGAATGAGAAAAGCTACGGTAGAGGATATGGAAAGCCTCAGCCAGTGTGTGACAGATGCCCTTGAAAGAGCAGAAAGAGAAAGCGGACACAAGATAGAGAAGGTATCTATAGGGATAGCTGGAAAACACGTGAAATCGACCACGAAAAATATAAAATTTAATTTTTCTAAAAAGGATACTATAATAGAGGAGAAGGATATAGAGAACCTCTATAGAATGGCTCAGGATGAGATGGTGAGACCCCATGAAAAAGTAATAAAAAAAGAGATATATAATATAAGGGTGGACAACTCTGGTATATTGAAACATCCTGTTGGGATGGTAGGCAGCTTTATAGAGGGAGATGTACATCTGATAACAGTAGAGGTAGCTCAACTAGAGTCCCTTGTGGAGGTTGTAAACAAGGCCGGAAAAGGAGTGGAAAACATAACTCTGAACTCCTATGCCTCGGCCCAGTCAGTTTTAACATATGAGGACAAGAAAATGGGTGTGGCACTTATAGACATAGGTGAAGGCTCTACAGACCTCATAATATTTAAAAATGATAAGCTTATATATTCTAAATCCATTCCCTTGGGGGGAATGCATTATACAAATGATATAGGATATATTTTACAGCTTGGGAAAAAAGATGCTGAAAATCTGAGAAATCTCTGCCAAAATAAAAGGTTAGAGGAAAGTATATATCTCCGAGTAGATGGAGAGGAAAAAAAATATAGTGTCTCCTCTGTGAGGGATATAATAGATGCTAGAAGTGAAGATATACTAAAATATGTAATGGTGGCAATAGAGGAATCTGGATTCAAGGGCTATCTTGGAAACGGAGTCATCCTAACTGGAGGAGCAGTAATGGTAGAGGGTGTAGTGGAAAAGCTCTCAAAGGATCTGAACTACAGGGTAAAGATCGGAATGCCTATGAAGATCAAGGGGATGTCCGAGATTCACCCATCGATGTCTACCTCGCTTGGGATACTTCTAGAAACGCTAGAAAATGAACACTATAAAATAAAAAATAAAAAAGTAGAAGAATTAAAGGAACCGGATAAAATCACAGAAGAAAAATTACCTGAAAAGAAAC